The following proteins come from a genomic window of Aspergillus oryzae RIB40 DNA, chromosome 4:
- a CDS encoding uncharacterized protein (predicted protein) codes for MELSNRPRKACDLCYTRRIKCDGQKPRCSNCINYATDCTHTALSRKSKPRAQRRSELKKADEVKSLQAEIQRLETQLAQNRDHDQASHATQEPVRTTIAAHVADQHIDEDGDHTISSMKLPPLHQAMAMVGIYLNTYNSVLPLFHADTLLRLVGECYARQPRQRDPVVWAAINVVFALACQQVPENPRNGRSQHQTDQTTEYLNKVQSIISTVMLGETHLLNIQVLVGMVMLLQTAHDLTPSLLLISATMRLAHKLGLHSHAASTHLDPVERRQRARVIWIAYILDKDLSLRTQQPSVQLDDDMDVELPSSLPTTNDDNDNTAGIVVTADGNARMNYFLARVKLAKIEGRVYDSLYSTRAVNRSFEERRNARESVVSALDEWRASIPLEFSASIVTSSTSNKPANAGLTLGIDNG; via the exons ATGGAATTGAGTAATCGACCGAGGAAG GCATGCGATCTATGCTACACGCGCAGGATCAAGTGCGACGGACAGAAACCTCGCTGCTCGAACTGCATCAACTACGCTACAGATTGCACGCATACGGCGCTGAGCCGGAAGTCGAAGCCCAGAGCACAACGTAGGAGCGAGCTCAAGAAGGCGGACGAAGTCAAGAGCCTGCAAGCAGAAATACAGCGCTTAGAGACTCAACTT GCCCAGAATCGAGACCATGATCAGGCGTCACATGCAACACAAGAGCCGGTGAGGACGACAATAGCAGCGCACGTCGCAGATCAACACATTGACGAGGACGGCGACCATACAATCAGCTCAATGAAACTACCTCCACTACAtcaagccatggccatggttgGAATATATCTTAATACTTACAACTCGGTCTTACCGCTCTTTCATGCTGACACGCTGTTGCGTCTAGTCGGTGAATGCTATGCCCGTCAACCCCGACAACGCGACCCAGTAGTATGGGCTGCCATCAACGTCGTTTTTGCCTTGGCTTGCCAACAGGTTCCAGAAAACCCCAGGAATGGCCGGTCGCAGCACCAGACCGATCAGACAACGGAGTATCTCAACAAGGTACAATCTATCATCTCGACTGTGATGCTTGGTGAGACCCATCTCCTTAACATACAGGTACTGGTGGGCATGGTGATGTTGCTCCAAACTGCACACGACCTGACCCCTTCTTTGCTCCTAATATCGGCAACCATGCGTCTGGCACATAAGTTAGGCCTGCACAGCCATGCAGCATCAACACATCTGGATCCTGTGGAAAGGAGACAGCGTGCCCGCGTCATTTGGATTGCATACATTCTCGACAAAGATCTAAGCCTCCGTACCCAACAACCTTCGGTTCAACTCGATGACGATATGGACGTGGAGTTACCATCTTCCTTGCCGACAACGAACGACGATAATGACAACACTGCTGGTATCGTCGTTACGGCGGACGGAAATGCCAGGATGAATTACTTTCTGGCTCGCGTCAAGCTGGCCAAGATTGAGGGTCGTGTATATGACTCTCTCTACTCCACACGAGCAGTCAACCGAAGCTTCGAAGAACGACGCAACGCAAGGGAGAGCGTTGTTAGCGCGCTCGACGAATGGCGAGCTTCCATACCACTCGAATTTAGCGCCAGTATTGTCACATCGAGCACTAGCAATAAACCCGCAAATG CCGGGCTCACGCTTGGGATCGACAATGGGTGA
- a CDS encoding uncharacterized protein (predicted protein): MANHQVDILVVNLNEKELNGLAKRTRLVISTVGPFLLYGSETFAACARNGTHYLDCTIEPQKKPGAFYIRRHFNAQTGRVDVCIHGVQSGVSGGTLASVLQAFELHSLRHLYKAHAPYSLSPRQPSPTVPTKPTSIWTKLFGLLWIKRLGWMAYQPQGPVDRAIVHRSWGLLESTTVSYGQNFDFHAWFKIWGPVAAILWHFGGLMLAPLILLRPIRKLLPKLWYEPGGGAGQSDIENNWFEYRCVAEADTPTKPKQKALVRMRYESDPYIFTAVALGEAARILLWQKDTWAHKFGGGVLTSATLGDHYVSRLRAAGVTMEVQADDPVYKGKDPFTKV, from the exons ATGGCTAATCATCAAGTAGATATTCTTGTCGTGAATCTGAAcgagaaggagctgaacgGCTTGGCGAAGAGGACACGACTAGTCATATCGACTGTGGGCCCATTTCTGCTCTATGGGTCGGAGACCTTCGCTGCCTGTGCTCGAAATGGCACGCATTACTTGGACTG TACGATAGAACCGCAAAAGAAACCGGGAGCATT CTACATCCGCCGCCATTTCAATGCGCAGACAGGCCGTGTCGATGTTTGTATCCACGGTGTCCAAAGCGGTGTCAGTGGTGGAACGTTGGCATCGGTTCTGCAAGCATTTGAGCTCCATTCCCTTCGCCATCTCTACAAAGCTCATGCCCCGTATTCTCTATCCCCAAGGCAACCCTCGCCAACTGTGCCCACTAAACCAACTAGTATTTGGACCAAGCTCTTCGGACTACTCTGGATCAAAAGACTAGGTTGGATGGCATATCAACCGCAAGGACCAGTCGACCGAGCGATTGTTCATAGATCATGGGGCTTGCTAGAATCAACTACTGTTTCATATGGCCAGAACTTCGATTTTCACGCATGGTTTAAGATCTGGGGACCCGTGGCGGCGATATTGTGGCATTTTGGAGGACTCATGTTGGCGCCGCTGATCCTCCTACGCCCTATTCGAAAGTTGCTTCCGAAACTTTGGTATGAACCCGGTGGTGGTGCAGGTCAGAGTGATATTGAGAACAACTGGTTCGAGTATCGGTGTGTCGCCGAGGCAGACACCCCGACTAAGCCGAAGCAAAAGGCCTTGGTTCGTATGCGTTATGAGAGTGATCCCTACATATTTACAGCTGTCGCCTTGGGAGAAGCAGCTCggattcttctttggcaGAAGGATACATGGGCACACAAGTTTGGTGGCGGGGTGTTGACCTCTGCCACCCTGGGAGATCACTATGTATCTCGGTTGAGAGCTGCCGGGGTGACCATGGAAGTTCAAGCCGACGATCCGGTATATAAGGGGAAAGATCCGTTTACCAAGGTTTGA
- a CDS encoding NADPH-dependent F420 reductase (predicted protein) yields MKVGIVNAGNIGLRLGFAWIRLGHDVMLSKDTHPERLQKRVRQFAMEKGIGEDEIARFQYGSITDAAKFGDVVILSAYFPRLAHILKELQNDGITLSGKLVIDTMNPLNVDANFNHYHDLKYMERTSVTQDVQRAFPEAIVFKAFNSMPATLLEVQKWAPRRVPPIIFIGGNPSSIDTVRKLIKDTGFKPQFAGYDLNHSGLLERLGVLLHLVAENEYEGNFDVVFDVMEGKA; encoded by the coding sequence ATGAAAGTTGGCATCGTGAACGCAGGCAATATTGGATTGCGTCTGGGCTTTGCCTGGATTCGCCTTGGCCATGATGTCATGCTCAGCAAGGACACGCATCCGGAACGGCTTCAAAAGCGTGTTCGACAATTCGCTATGGAAAAGGGCATCGGGGAGGACGAGATAGCCCGGTTTCAATACGGGTCAATCACGGACGCTGCGAAATTCGGCGACGTTGTCATTCTGTCGGCATACTTCCCACGCTTGGCTCATATTCTCAAAGAGCTCCAGAACGACGGCATTACGCTTTCGGGTAAGCTGGTGATCGATACAATGAACCCGCTAAATGTGGATGCCAACTTCAATCATTACCATGACCTCAAGTACATGGAAAGGACCTCCGTCACGCAAGACGTTCAGCGAGCCTTTCCAGAGGCAATAGTTTTCAAAGCCTTCAATTCCATGCCTGCAACGCTCTTGGAAGTCCAAAAGTGGGCACCTCGTCGTGTACCACCTATAATCTTCATTGGTGGAAACCCATCTTCTATCGACACAGTACGAAAGCTTATCAAAGACACCGGATTCAAGCCACAGTTTGCAGGTTATGATTTGAATCATTCAGGATTGCTGGAGCGATTGGGTGTGTTGTTACATCTGGTGGCTGAGAATGAATATGAGGGCAATTTCGAtgtcgtcttcgatgtcATGGAAGGGAAGGCCTGA
- a CDS encoding uncharacterized protein (predicted protein), translated as MTVDTWNEATVKAAFDEGTPADAKPFTVYVASKTEGERAAWKWVKDNKPPFVFNAILPYYTLGQVLHPEIAGSTMKWAANLLDGDTTAFGFPGQFVDVADLARVHVVGLLHPEVKSERLFAFASTFTWKEFVGILRKLRPGHTGIPSPPENELRDLSEIVPARRAKNLLQALFGGSGWVGLEESIRAGIASLGY; from the exons ATGACTGTAGACACGTGGAATGAAGCGACGGTGAAGGCTGCTTTTGACGAAGGCACCCCAGCAGATGCCAAGCCGTTCACGGTCTACGTTGCTTCCAAGACAGAAGGCGAGCGAGCGGCGTGGAAGTGGGTTAAGGATAACAAGCCGCCTTTCGTGTTCAACGCCATCTTGCCCTACTACACG CTCGGACAAGTGCTTCACCCCGAAATAGCTGGCTCCACCATGAAGTGGGCGGCTAATTTGCTTGACGGTGACACCACGGCTTTCGGGTTTCCTGGAC AATTCGTCGACGTTGCAGATCTTGCGCGCGTACATGTCgttggtcttcttcatcccgAAGTCAAGTCCGAACGTCTGTTTGCTTTCGCCTCGACTTTTACCTGGAAGGAATTCGTCGGTATTTTACGAAAGCTCCGTCCGGGTCATACAGGAATTCCAAGTCCTCCGGAGAATGAGCTCCGAGATTTGAGTGAGATCGTCCCTGCTCGGAGAGCGAAGAATTTACTCCAGGCACTTTTCGGAGGGTCTGGTTGGGTTGGATTGGAGGAGTCGATTCGAGCTGGAATTGCTAGTCTGGGGTACTAG
- a CDS encoding MDR family MFS transporter (permeases of the major facilitator superfamily), whose translation MQQNQPQRSATSAQTIEPLNVESTPPDTEPNYPTGTKFWFTVIALCVILILGGLDANIVATAVPSITNHFHTLADVGWYSSAFRLCTCAFQFGFAKLYTLFSIKIVFMTSNVIFLVGSVLCATAASSTMFIVGRAVTNLGFAGELAGCFAVLAHILPLNRRPVFAGLMACVESLAIIAAPIVGGALTQSLGWRWCFWINLPIGTVSLAVMFFLFSDPRSRQEDDLTLTQKIRELDLVSNCLFIPSLTALFIALSWAGTKYPWSDGKVIGLFAVFAVLLTVFLLNQYRRGDSAALPFRIIKSRNVIAGFIFTTCTNSMTNVLEWYLPTYYQVVRSRSPSESGYLMIPILAGMMLGLLIQGIGTTTFGYYAPFMIFGSVCMPIAAGLMTTYNPHTSLAQIIFYSGLAGFGGGIGFQGPQAAIQTTLSSADLNLGIGVILFGQSMGPAVFIAIAQVIFTNQLSSTLEDVVPGLTPAYIAERGLGDIKNMVPMPRWDEVSRSIDRSLTHTWYLSVALGCTTIVGSLLIEWRSVKQKQS comes from the exons ATGCAGCAAAATCAACCACAACGTTCGGCAACCTCGGCACAAACAATTGAGCCACTGAATGTCGAGTCCACCCCTCCAGATACAGAGCCAAATTACCCAACAGGCACCAAGTTTTGGTTCACCGTAATAGCGCTGTGTGTAATCCTGATTCTCGGGGGCCTGGACGCCAACATTGTCGCAACAGCTGTCCCGAGCATCACCAACCACTTCCATACTCTCGCCGATGTAGGATGGTACTCCTCTGCATTCCGACTCTGCACCTGTGCATTCCAGTTCGGGTTTGCAAAGCTGTATACACTCTTCTCTATTAAGATTGTCTTTATGACAAGCAATGTTATATTCCTTGTCGGCTCTGTACTCTGTGCCACAGCGGCTTCATCGACGATGTTTATTGTAGGGAGAGCAGTGACAAATCTAGGGTTTGCGGGTGAGCTTGCGGGCTGTTTTGCAGTCCTCGCCCATATTCTCCCGCTTAACAGACGTCCAGTATTTGCGGGGTTAATGGCGTGTGTAGAGTCGCTTGCCATCATTGCGGCGCCTATAGTGGGTGGTGCACTAACGCAATCTCTGGGGTGGCGATGGTGTTTCTG GATCAACCTTCCTATTGGCACGGTATCGCTAGCGGTCatgttcttcctcttctcagACCCAAGAAGTCGCCAAGAGGACGACCTCACACTGACTCAGAAGATCAGAGAGCTCGACCTCGTTAGCAACTGCTTGTTCATTCCCTCCCTCACAGCGCTATTTATCGCACTCTCTTGGGCAGGAACCAAGTATCCCTGGTCCGATGGGAAGGTGATTGGACTATTCGCTGTATTTGCTGTGCTACTcactgtctttctcctcaatCAATACCGACGAGGAGACTCCGCAGCGCTCCCCTTCCGCATTATCAAAAGCCGAAACGTCATCGCAggtttcatcttcactacGTGCACAAATTCAATGACCAATGTCTTGGAGTGGTACTTACCAACATACTATCAAGTTGTTCGATCCCGG AGTCCAAGCGAGAGCGGCTACCTGATGATTCCCATTCTTGCCGGAATGATGCTCGGGCTCTTGATACAGGGTATCGGTACTACAACCTTCGGTTACTATGCTCCTTTTATGATCTTTGGCTCCGTGTGCATGCCAATTGCCGCCGGCTTGATGACAACATACAATCCCCACACATCCCTTGCCCAGATTATCTTCTATTCGGGATTAGCCGGTTTCGGTGGGGGAATTGGCTTCCAAGGCCCCCAGGCAGCTATCCAAACAACGTTAAGTTCCGCAGATCTCAATCTTGGGATCGGGGTCATCCTGTTCGGGCAGAGCATGGGTCCGGCCGTGTTCATCGCTATTGCACAGGTTATATTCACGAATCAGTTGTCGTCCACGTTAGAAGATGTTGTACCCGGGCTGACACCTGCCTATATTGCCGAGCGCGGACTTGGcgatatcaagaacatgGTGCCTATGCCGCGGTGGGATGAGGTCTCGCGTAGTATCGATCGGAGTTTGACTCATACGTGGTACCTTTCTGTCGCGCTGGGTTGCACGACAATTGTGGGAAGTCTTTTGATTGAATGGCGTTCGGTTAAGCAGAAACAGTCGTGA
- a CDS encoding uncharacterized protein (predicted protein) — protein sequence MASIKKEQYAIAPRSRVLVTGANGFIGSHVVQQLLSLGYVVRGTVRSQKPWLDELFRSKYGPNSFESVVIPDLSDYDTLRKAMRDVSGVIHVLCPAMRNMSSSR from the exons ATGGCatcaatcaaaaaagaacagtATGCTATTGCGCCTAGATCCCGCGTTCTAGTCACAGGTGCCAATGGCTTTATTGGTTCGCACGTTGTCCAGCAACTCTTATCCCTTGGATACGTTGTGCGAGGCACCGTGCGCTCCCAGAAGCCGTGGCTCGACGAACTTTTCAGATCCAAATACGGTCCCAACAGTTTCGAGTCGGTTGTTATTCCAGACTTGAGTGACTATGACACTTTGAGAAAGGCAATGAGGGATGTTAGCGGTGTCATTCATGTG CTCTGCCCAGCTATGAGAAATATGAGCAGCTCTAGATGA